Proteins from one Dysgonomonas sp. HDW5A genomic window:
- the nuoF gene encoding NADH-quinone oxidoreductase subunit NuoF has product MARKILFENIDIPGIKDYEVYRKNGGYRAVEKAIKTMTPDEIVEQVKTSGIRGRGGAGFPMGLKWSFIDKRSGKPRHLVVNADESEPGTFKDRFLMEHIPHLLIEGAIISSFALEANLSYIYIRGEYMWVFKILEKAIKEAYANGWLGKNILGTGYNLDLYVHCGAGAYICGEETALIESLEGKRGNPRIKPPFPAVSGLWAEPTVVNNVESISAVSWIVNNTGEEYAKIGLGKSTGTKLISASGHIKNPGVYEIEMGMTVDEFMNSDQYLGGMIDDRPLKAFIPGGSSVPVLPAQYIFKTANGEDRLMTYESLADGGFTTGSSMGSGGFIVYNDSACIVRNTWNFSRFYHHESCGQCSPCREGTGWMEKILERIENGHGRQEDIDLLWDIQSKIEGNTICPLGDAAAWPVAAAIRHFREEFEYHVRFPEKIKNRNHFVNEPMEKVRHLLSL; this is encoded by the coding sequence ATGGCTAGAAAGATATTATTTGAGAACATAGATATTCCCGGAATAAAGGATTACGAAGTTTATCGCAAAAACGGAGGTTATAGAGCTGTAGAAAAGGCTATTAAAACAATGACTCCCGATGAGATCGTAGAACAGGTTAAAACTTCGGGTATTAGAGGACGTGGTGGAGCAGGATTTCCCATGGGACTTAAATGGAGCTTTATCGATAAGAGATCAGGTAAACCTCGTCACTTGGTAGTAAATGCCGATGAGTCGGAACCCGGAACTTTTAAAGATCGTTTCTTGATGGAGCACATCCCTCACTTATTGATTGAGGGAGCAATTATATCGAGTTTCGCATTAGAAGCTAACCTATCATATATCTACATTCGTGGTGAATATATGTGGGTATTCAAGATCCTAGAAAAAGCTATAAAAGAAGCCTATGCCAATGGATGGTTAGGTAAAAATATATTGGGAACAGGCTACAATCTCGATCTATATGTACACTGTGGAGCAGGAGCATATATTTGCGGAGAAGAAACTGCTCTTATCGAATCACTAGAGGGTAAAAGAGGTAATCCTCGTATCAAACCACCCTTTCCTGCTGTAAGCGGATTATGGGCTGAGCCGACTGTTGTGAATAATGTAGAGTCTATTTCGGCTGTGTCGTGGATTGTAAACAATACTGGCGAAGAATATGCTAAAATAGGATTGGGAAAATCAACAGGAACTAAATTGATTTCAGCTTCGGGACATATCAAAAATCCGGGAGTGTATGAGATCGAAATGGGTATGACTGTAGACGAATTTATGAACTCCGATCAATACCTTGGTGGTATGATTGACGACCGTCCTTTAAAAGCGTTCATTCCCGGAGGTTCATCAGTACCGGTTTTACCTGCGCAATATATCTTTAAAACTGCAAATGGCGAAGATCGTTTGATGACTTACGAATCTCTAGCTGATGGTGGTTTTACAACCGGATCATCTATGGGATCAGGAGGATTTATTGTCTATAATGATTCAGCATGTATAGTGCGTAATACTTGGAATTTTTCACGCTTCTATCATCACGAAAGTTGCGGACAATGTTCACCATGTCGTGAAGGTACAGGATGGATGGAAAAAATACTCGAACGTATCGAAAACGGTCATGGACGTCAAGAAGATATAGATCTACTTTGGGATATTCAAAGCAAAATAGAAGGAAATACTATTTGCCCGCTAGGTGACGCTGCTGCATGGCCTGTGGCTGCTGCAATTCGCCATTTCCGTGAAGAATTTGAATATCATGTACGTTTTCCTGAGAAAATAAAAAATAGAAATCATTTTGTAAATGAACCTATGGAAAAGGTTAGACATTTACTCTCATTATAA
- a CDS encoding NADH-quinone oxidoreductase subunit A has protein sequence MESNLYDFVPILMQVAFSVVFVFGTILASNYLGPKHRSSKKNQNFECGIDSIGDARTPFAVKYFLVAILFVLFDIEIIFMYPWAVNFKTIGLAGLLKMGGFIALLLVGYLYIVKRKALEWEK, from the coding sequence ATGGAATCGAATCTATATGATTTTGTACCGATCCTGATGCAAGTGGCATTTTCAGTTGTATTTGTATTTGGTACAATACTTGCCTCAAACTATCTTGGTCCTAAGCACCGATCATCTAAAAAAAATCAAAACTTTGAATGTGGAATTGATTCAATTGGTGATGCACGTACTCCTTTTGCAGTCAAATATTTCTTAGTGGCTATTCTTTTCGTACTTTTCGATATCGAGATTATTTTCATGTACCCCTGGGCTGTTAATTTTAAAACAATAGGTCTTGCTGGTTTGTTAAAGATGGGAGGCTTTATAGCTCTTCTCTTGGTAGGCTATCTTTATATTGTAAAGAGAAAAGCTTTAGAGTGGGAAAAATAG
- the nuoE gene encoding NAD(P)H-dependent oxidoreductase subunit E, with translation MEKREYNQEINITEELMTRINEFISHYPADKKKSAMLPVLHAVQDAHDNWLSVPLMNKVAEILEVHPIEVYEVVTFYTMFNQHPRGKYTFEFCRTSCCSIRGGEDMLDYACNKLGIKEGETTDDGMFSVVGVECLGACGYGPMLQLGDFYHEHLTEEKFDALVEDCKQGKIKLD, from the coding sequence ATGGAAAAAAGAGAATATAATCAAGAGATAAATATAACGGAAGAACTGATGACTCGGATCAATGAGTTTATCAGTCACTATCCTGCAGATAAGAAAAAATCAGCAATGTTGCCGGTTCTTCATGCAGTACAAGATGCTCATGATAATTGGCTTAGTGTTCCTTTAATGAATAAGGTTGCCGAGATATTGGAAGTTCATCCGATTGAGGTGTATGAGGTGGTTACATTTTATACCATGTTCAATCAACACCCAAGAGGTAAATATACATTCGAATTTTGCCGTACATCATGTTGCAGTATCCGTGGAGGCGAGGATATGTTGGATTATGCCTGCAATAAGTTGGGTATTAAAGAAGGCGAAACCACCGATGACGGTATGTTTAGTGTTGTAGGTGTAGAATGTTTAGGGGCTTGTGGTTATGGTCCTATGCTTCAATTAGGTGATTTTTATCACGAGCATTTAACCGAAGAAAAGTTCGATGCGTTAGTTGAAGACTGTAAACAAGGTAAAATAAAACTAGATTGA
- a CDS encoding NADH-quinone oxidoreductase subunit C: MSLETIDIQNKIVEKFGTDVLNFRMEQDILTFEAAPSVIKDVIRFMKEDEALRFNFMTDLCAVHYPDNNVEAQFAVVYLLHNWVDNIRVRVKTFLNGEKVEVDTMTDIFAAANWMERETYDFYGIKFIGHPNLKRILNDDGMTSFPMRKEYPLEDSGRSDKDDRFFGRTTNNYQPK; the protein is encoded by the coding sequence ATGTCATTGGAAACTATCGATATTCAAAATAAAATAGTAGAAAAATTTGGAACAGATGTTCTGAATTTTAGAATGGAACAAGACATTCTAACATTCGAAGCTGCACCTTCTGTAATAAAAGACGTAATTCGTTTTATGAAAGAGGATGAAGCTTTACGTTTCAATTTCATGACAGATCTTTGTGCAGTACATTATCCGGATAATAATGTTGAGGCTCAGTTTGCAGTTGTATATTTATTACATAACTGGGTTGATAATATACGAGTGAGGGTGAAAACTTTCTTGAATGGCGAAAAAGTAGAGGTTGATACAATGACCGATATTTTTGCTGCAGCCAATTGGATGGAAAGAGAAACTTATGACTTTTATGGTATTAAGTTTATCGGACATCCAAACTTAAAGCGTATATTGAATGACGATGGAATGACTTCATTTCCGATGCGTAAAGAATATCCATTAGAAGACTCTGGACGTAGTGATAAAGACGACCGCTTCTTTGGTAGAACAACTAATAACTATCAACCCAAATAA
- a CDS encoding NADH-quinone oxidoreductase subunit D, whose translation MSDLLLHPEHRFAKILREHTPEDGRELSVLNFGPTHPSTHGVFQNILLMDGERILDADTTVGYIHRAFEKIAENRAFYQITPLTDRMNYCSAPINNMCWWMTVEKALGVEVPKRAQYMRVIVMELARITDHLICNGILGVDLGAYSPFLYVMKYRELVYEIYEEICGGRLTTNMGRIGGFERDWSEAAWRKLDEFLEGFPKAWDELERAYLRNRIFMDRTVNVGSISAEKAMNYGFTGPNLRATGIDYDVRVAKPYSSYEDFDFIVPVGQSGDTYDRFCVRCSEVKESLKIIRQAKDNLPEGDYHADVPDYYLPPKDEVYTSMEALINHFKIVMGEIPVPIAEVYHSVEGANGELGMYLITDGSRTPYRLHFRRPCFIYYQAFPEMIKGGMLSDAVATLSSINVIAGELDA comes from the coding sequence ATGTCAGACCTATTATTACACCCCGAACATCGCTTTGCGAAAATCTTAAGAGAGCATACTCCCGAAGATGGGCGCGAGCTGTCGGTTCTAAACTTCGGCCCTACGCACCCTTCCACACACGGTGTATTTCAAAATATACTGCTTATGGATGGAGAGCGTATTTTGGATGCCGATACCACTGTTGGTTATATACACAGAGCTTTTGAGAAAATAGCGGAAAACAGAGCATTCTATCAGATTACTCCGTTGACAGACCGTATGAATTACTGTTCTGCACCAATCAATAATATGTGTTGGTGGATGACCGTAGAAAAAGCTTTGGGGGTAGAAGTTCCTAAGCGTGCACAATATATGCGTGTTATTGTTATGGAATTGGCACGTATTACCGATCACCTTATCTGTAATGGTATTTTAGGTGTCGATTTAGGTGCATATTCTCCTTTCTTATACGTAATGAAGTACCGTGAACTGGTTTACGAAATCTATGAAGAAATTTGTGGAGGTCGTTTAACTACCAACATGGGACGCATCGGTGGTTTCGAAAGAGATTGGAGTGAGGCTGCATGGCGAAAGCTGGACGAATTCCTTGAAGGGTTTCCAAAAGCTTGGGATGAGCTCGAAAGAGCTTATCTGAGAAACCGTATATTTATGGATCGTACGGTAAATGTAGGATCTATTTCAGCTGAAAAGGCTATGAATTATGGCTTTACAGGTCCAAATTTGAGAGCAACCGGTATTGATTATGATGTGCGTGTAGCAAAACCATATAGTTCGTATGAAGATTTCGATTTTATAGTACCGGTTGGTCAATCGGGAGATACTTACGATCGTTTCTGCGTACGTTGTTCGGAAGTAAAAGAAAGCTTGAAGATTATTCGTCAGGCAAAAGACAATCTTCCAGAAGGTGACTATCATGCAGATGTGCCTGATTATTACCTTCCTCCTAAAGATGAAGTATATACAAGCATGGAAGCTTTGATAAATCACTTTAAGATTGTCATGGGAGAAATTCCTGTTCCTATAGCAGAAGTATATCATTCGGTGGAAGGAGCTAACGGTGAGTTGGGTATGTATCTGATTACTGACGGTTCGCGTACTCCATATCGTTTGCATTTCCGCAGACCTTGTTTTATATATTATCAGGCATTTCCGGAAATGATCAAAGGAGGAATGCTTTCGGATGCGGTAGCTACATTGTCAAGTATAAATGTTATTGCCGGAGAATTAGACGCATAA
- a CDS encoding NADH-quinone oxidoreductase subunit B: MSESTKINIVPAPDGYTGNGFFATKFDYVIGLARANSMWPLPFATSCCGIEFMATMASTYDMGRFGAERNSFSPRQADMLLVMGTISKKMGPILRHVYEQMAEPKWVIAVGACASSGGVFDTYSVLQGIDKIIPVDVYVPGCPPRPEQILDGVMQLQEIVKSESIHRRGSEVYQELLESYKFE; this comes from the coding sequence ATGAGTGAATCAACTAAAATAAACATAGTACCTGCACCGGATGGATATACCGGGAATGGCTTTTTTGCTACCAAATTTGATTATGTAATTGGTTTGGCTAGGGCTAACTCTATGTGGCCTCTTCCTTTTGCAACATCATGTTGTGGTATCGAATTTATGGCAACTATGGCGTCAACCTATGATATGGGGCGTTTTGGAGCCGAGCGTAACAGCTTCTCTCCACGTCAAGCCGATATGTTGCTAGTGATGGGAACTATTTCTAAAAAAATGGGTCCCATTTTACGTCATGTATATGAGCAAATGGCAGAACCTAAATGGGTTATTGCTGTTGGAGCTTGTGCTTCGTCTGGAGGTGTTTTTGATACCTACTCAGTCCTGCAGGGTATTGACAAAATCATACCTGTAGATGTGTATGTTCCGGGTTGTCCACCTCGTCCCGAACAGATATTGGATGGTGTGATGCAATTGCAGGAGATCGTAAAAAGTGAATCTATACATCGCAGAGGATCTGAAGTGTATCAGGAGCTTTTAGAGTCATATAAATTTGAATAA
- a CDS encoding 2Fe-2S iron-sulfur cluster-binding protein, protein MKITIDGHTIDVEAGTTVLEAARAIGGPSVPPTMCYYSKLKDCGGKCRCCLVEISKGSEKDPRPMPKLQPSCVTAVQDGMEVKSATSPKALEARKAVSEFLLINHPLDCPVCDQAGECDLQNLAYGNKNFKTRYKEPRRTFEPEDIGPYIQLHMNRCVLCYRCVKLADQLTPERVHGVIGRGDHAQISTYISKAIDNDFSGNMIDVCPVGALTDKTFRFESRVWFNKPYTAHRDCPTCSGKVTLWMFGDKVQRVTGRKDVYHEVDEFICNDCRFHHKNAEDWVIEGPRKFEKPSVLNINNYIRPLKKVHIDADELILEGREQDEKKISMPAVPYDKVELEAIREVKEE, encoded by the coding sequence ATGAAAATTACAATAGATGGACATACAATAGATGTAGAAGCTGGTACTACTGTATTGGAAGCAGCACGTGCTATTGGTGGACCTAGTGTACCTCCTACCATGTGTTACTATTCTAAACTGAAAGATTGTGGTGGCAAATGTCGTTGTTGTTTAGTAGAGATAAGTAAGGGGAGCGAAAAGGATCCTCGTCCTATGCCTAAATTACAACCATCATGCGTTACAGCAGTTCAAGATGGAATGGAGGTTAAAAGTGCTACATCCCCTAAAGCGTTGGAGGCTCGTAAAGCTGTAAGCGAATTCTTATTGATCAATCACCCTTTAGATTGTCCTGTGTGTGATCAGGCAGGTGAATGTGATTTGCAAAATTTGGCTTATGGAAATAAGAACTTCAAGACTCGCTATAAAGAACCCCGAAGAACATTTGAACCCGAAGATATTGGCCCATACATACAATTACACATGAACCGTTGTGTGCTTTGTTACCGCTGCGTAAAATTGGCGGATCAACTTACGCCAGAACGTGTGCATGGTGTTATCGGACGTGGTGACCATGCTCAGATATCAACTTATATATCGAAGGCTATTGATAACGATTTTTCAGGAAACATGATTGATGTATGTCCTGTCGGAGCGTTAACCGATAAAACTTTCCGTTTCGAGTCTCGTGTATGGTTTAATAAACCTTATACGGCACACCGTGACTGTCCAACATGTTCGGGTAAAGTAACCCTTTGGATGTTTGGAGACAAAGTACAACGGGTAACTGGTCGTAAAGATGTATATCATGAAGTTGATGAGTTTATCTGTAACGATTGCCGTTTCCATCATAAAAATGCAGAAGATTGGGTAATTGAAGGTCCTCGCAAATTTGAGAAACCTTCGGTGCTTAATATCAACAACTATATACGCCCATTGAAAAAGGTTCATATAGATGCTGATGAGCTGATTCTTGAAGGACGTGAGCAGGACGAAAAGAAAATCAGTATGCCTGCTGTCCCTTATGATAAGGTAGAGTTGGAAGCAATAAGAGAAGTAAAAGAAGAATAA
- a CDS encoding low temperature requirement protein A, giving the protein MEERKSHQLLRKRGDHNASVSYSELLFDLIYVFAVTQLSHYLLYHLNFLGVIQTTILWFGVWLVWQHTTWVTNWFNPDTRPIRLILFGVMLVSLLMAASLPKAFEDRGLIFAICYVSIQVGRTLVILSLLGNNHHLTPNFKRILGWSCISAFLWILGGFNDGYIRVLLWAMAVLLDYVSPMFGFYLPFLGRSDSGKEWTIDGHHLVERCQLFVIIAFGETILMTGLSLSEVEVWTAERIIAALVSFVGSLSMWWIYFDVSSEAAIHKIRHSVNPGLLGLKYHAVHVILVGAIIVCAVGDELVGSEPSSTVTYTSLYVLIFGPVIYLLTNMVFKWITSHTISVSHSIAILVLLLFIPVCFFISILIINSIVVTVFVCIAIFEILTPHMKKEKL; this is encoded by the coding sequence ATGGAAGAACGTAAGTCACACCAATTACTGAGAAAGCGAGGCGATCATAATGCTTCGGTTTCCTATTCAGAACTTCTGTTCGACCTGATTTATGTGTTTGCAGTAACACAACTTTCCCATTATTTGTTGTATCACCTTAATTTTCTGGGAGTCATTCAGACTACCATACTCTGGTTTGGAGTATGGTTGGTGTGGCAACATACCACATGGGTTACCAATTGGTTTAATCCCGATACACGTCCCATTAGATTAATATTGTTTGGGGTGATGCTCGTTAGTTTGTTGATGGCTGCTTCGCTACCCAAAGCTTTTGAAGATAGAGGACTCATCTTTGCTATTTGTTATGTGTCAATTCAAGTTGGGCGAACTCTGGTAATATTATCCTTATTAGGAAATAATCATCACCTTACACCTAATTTTAAACGAATATTAGGCTGGTCGTGCATTTCAGCTTTTCTTTGGATTTTAGGAGGTTTCAATGACGGATATATTCGAGTGTTATTATGGGCAATGGCAGTTCTGTTAGACTACGTCTCTCCTATGTTTGGCTTTTATTTACCCTTTTTGGGACGTTCCGATTCGGGTAAAGAATGGACTATCGATGGTCATCATCTGGTCGAAAGATGCCAATTGTTTGTTATTATAGCTTTTGGCGAAACTATCTTAATGACAGGTTTATCACTTAGCGAAGTTGAAGTTTGGACTGCTGAACGGATCATTGCAGCTCTTGTTTCTTTTGTAGGCAGTTTATCAATGTGGTGGATCTATTTTGATGTTAGTAGTGAAGCTGCTATCCACAAAATACGACATTCTGTAAACCCCGGACTTTTAGGTCTTAAATATCATGCTGTACATGTAATATTGGTAGGTGCAATTATTGTTTGTGCGGTGGGTGATGAATTAGTTGGAAGCGAGCCTTCTTCAACAGTAACATATACTTCGTTATATGTGTTGATTTTTGGTCCGGTCATTTATTTATTAACCAATATGGTTTTTAAATGGATAACCAGTCATACTATATCTGTCTCTCATTCAATTGCTATTCTTGTGTTGCTTTTATTTATCCCTGTGTGCTTTTTCATAAGTATTTTGATAATAAATAGCATCGTGGTTACTGTATTTGTTTGTATTGCTATTTTCGAAATACTTACTCCCCATATGAAAAAAGAAAAATTATAA